From the Microbacterium sp. W4I4 genome, one window contains:
- the infA gene encoding translation initiation factor IF-1 encodes MAKKDGVIEIEGVISEALPNAMFRVELSNGHKVLATISGKMRQNYIRIIPEDRVVVELSPYDLTRGRIVYRYR; translated from the coding sequence ATGGCTAAGAAAGACGGTGTCATCGAGATCGAGGGCGTGATCTCCGAGGCTCTTCCCAACGCGATGTTCCGCGTTGAACTGAGCAACGGACACAAGGTCCTGGCGACGATCTCCGGCAAGATGCGGCAGAACTACATCCGCATCATTCCTGAGGACCGCGTGGTCGTGGAGCTCTCGCCCTACGACCTGACCCGCGGCCGGATCGTCTACCGCTACCGCTGA
- the rpmJ gene encoding 50S ribosomal protein L36: protein MKVKPSVKPICEHCRVIRRHGRVMVICKSNPRHKQRQG from the coding sequence ATGAAGGTCAAGCCCAGCGTCAAGCCCATCTGCGAGCACTGCCGCGTGATCCGTCGTCACGGACGCGTCATGGTGATCTGCAAGAGCAACCCGCGCCACAAGCAGCGTCAGGGCTGA
- the rpsM gene encoding 30S ribosomal protein S13: MARLAGVDIPRDKRVVIALTYIYGIGRTRSVEILKATEIDESIRVKDLTDDQLIALRDHIEGTYKVEGDLRREVAADIRRKVEIGSYEGIRHRRGLPVRGQRTKTNARTRKGPKRTVAGKKKAR, encoded by the coding sequence ATGGCACGTCTTGCCGGCGTTGACATCCCGCGTGACAAGCGCGTGGTGATCGCCCTCACCTACATCTACGGCATCGGCCGTACCCGCTCCGTCGAGATCCTCAAGGCGACCGAGATCGACGAGTCGATCCGCGTCAAGGACCTCACCGACGACCAGCTCATCGCACTCCGCGATCACATCGAAGGCACCTACAAGGTGGAGGGTGACCTGCGCCGCGAGGTCGCCGCAGACATCCGCCGCAAGGTCGAGATCGGCTCCTACGAGGGCATCCGCCACCGTCGTGGTCTCCCCGTCCGCGGTCAGCGCACCAAGACCAACGCCCGTACCCGCAAGGGCCCGAAGCGCACCGTCGCCGGTAAGAAGAAGGCCCGCTAA
- the rpsK gene encoding 30S ribosomal protein S11: MAAPKAAARKPRRKEKKNIALGQAHIKSTFNNTIVSITDPSGAVISWASSGGVGFKGSRKSTPYAAGMAAESAARQASEHGVKKVDVFVKGPGSGRETAIRSLQAAGLEVGSIQDVTPQAHNGCRPPKRRRV, encoded by the coding sequence ATGGCTGCACCCAAGGCCGCCGCGCGCAAGCCGCGCCGCAAGGAAAAGAAGAACATCGCGCTGGGCCAGGCCCACATCAAGTCGACGTTCAACAACACCATCGTCTCGATCACCGACCCGTCCGGAGCTGTCATCAGCTGGGCATCGTCGGGTGGCGTGGGCTTCAAGGGCTCCCGCAAGTCGACCCCGTACGCCGCAGGCATGGCAGCGGAGTCCGCTGCCCGCCAGGCGTCGGAGCACGGTGTCAAGAAGGTCGACGTCTTCGTGAAGGGTCCGGGTTCGGGCCGCGAGACCGCGATCCGCTCGCTACAGGCCGCCGGCCTCGAGGTGGGGTCCATCCAGGACGTCACCCCGCAGGCGCACAACGGCTGCCGTCCGCCGAAGCGTCGCCGCGTCTGA
- a CDS encoding DNA-directed RNA polymerase subunit alpha: MLIAQRPTLNEEKISENRSRFIIEPLEPGFGYTIGNALRRSLLSSIPGASVTTIRIDGVLHEFSTIPGVKEDVTEIILNIKQLVVSSERDEPITAYLRKTGAGEVTAADISAPAGVEVQNPELVIATLNDTARFELELTIERGRGYVSASQNRNEYAEAGQIPVDSIYSPVLKVSYRVDATRAGERTDFDKLVLDVETKSSISPRDAVASAAKTLTELFGLARELNVEAEGIEIGPAPVEAVLSSELSMPIEDLDLSVRSYNCLKREGINTVSELVALSETQLMNIRNFGQKSVDEVRDKLVSLGLSLKDSVPGFDGAHFYSGTEDESF; encoded by the coding sequence GTGCTGATTGCACAGCGTCCCACTCTCAACGAGGAAAAGATCTCCGAGAACCGCAGCCGGTTCATCATCGAGCCCCTGGAGCCCGGTTTCGGATACACGATCGGCAACGCACTGCGTCGCAGCCTTCTCTCGTCGATCCCCGGCGCATCGGTCACCACCATTCGCATCGACGGCGTGCTGCACGAGTTCAGCACGATCCCCGGTGTGAAGGAGGACGTGACCGAGATCATCCTCAACATCAAGCAGCTGGTCGTCTCCAGCGAGCGCGACGAGCCCATCACCGCGTACCTGCGCAAGACGGGCGCCGGCGAGGTCACCGCAGCCGACATCTCCGCTCCGGCGGGTGTCGAGGTGCAGAACCCCGAGCTGGTCATCGCGACGCTCAACGACACCGCTCGCTTCGAGCTGGAGCTCACCATCGAGCGCGGCCGCGGCTACGTGTCCGCATCGCAGAACCGCAACGAGTACGCGGAGGCCGGTCAGATCCCGGTCGACTCGATCTACTCGCCGGTCCTGAAGGTCAGCTACCGCGTCGACGCCACCCGTGCCGGTGAGCGCACCGACTTCGACAAGCTCGTCCTCGACGTCGAGACCAAGTCGTCGATCAGCCCTCGCGATGCCGTCGCTTCGGCAGCCAAGACCCTCACCGAGCTGTTCGGCCTCGCCCGCGAGCTGAACGTCGAGGCCGAGGGCATCGAGATCGGCCCCGCGCCGGTCGAGGCTGTCCTCTCCAGCGAGCTCTCCATGCCGATCGAGGACCTCGATCTGTCGGTGCGCTCCTACAACTGCCTCAAGCGCGAGGGGATCAACACCGTTTCGGAGCTGGTCGCCCTTTCTGAGACGCAGCTGATGAACATCCGCAATTTCGGACAGAAGTCGGTCGACGAGGTGCGCGACAAGCTCGTCTCGCTCGGTCTGTCGCTGAAGGATTCGGTGCCCGGTTTCGACGGCGCCCACTTCTACAGCGGCACCGAAGACGAGTCCTTCTGA
- the rplQ gene encoding 50S ribosomal protein L17 has translation MPKPTKGPRLGGGPAHERLLLANLAAALFVHKSIKTTETKAKRLRPLAERLITLGKRGDLHARRRALTVLRSNKDAAHVLFNEIAPLVADREGGYTRITKVGNRKGDNAPMAVIELVLEPVTPKVKKAAKAAPKAEKAADKAPEAEKPAEETAAPAALVDGGFGDDSAAPLEDGSAPEGFDIKGNKDSMKFHQPGGQWYDATVAEVWFRTAEAAEAAGFVEAGK, from the coding sequence ATGCCCAAGCCCACCAAGGGACCCCGCCTCGGAGGCGGCCCCGCCCACGAGCGCCTTCTTCTCGCGAACCTCGCAGCGGCGCTCTTCGTCCACAAGTCGATCAAGACGACCGAGACCAAGGCGAAGCGCCTGCGTCCGCTGGCTGAGCGCCTCATCACGCTCGGCAAGCGCGGCGACCTGCACGCCCGCCGTCGCGCGCTGACCGTGCTGCGTTCCAACAAGGACGCCGCACACGTTCTCTTCAACGAGATCGCGCCGCTCGTCGCCGACCGTGAGGGCGGCTACACCCGCATCACGAAGGTCGGCAACCGCAAGGGCGACAACGCCCCCATGGCCGTGATCGAGCTCGTGCTCGAGCCCGTCACCCCGAAGGTCAAGAAGGCCGCCAAGGCCGCCCCCAAGGCGGAGAAGGCAGCTGACAAGGCTCCCGAGGCCGAGAAGCCCGCTGAGGAGACCGCGGCTCCCGCGGCGCTCGTCGACGGTGGCTTCGGCGACGACTCGGCCGCTCCTCTCGAGGACGGCTCGGCTCCCGAGGGCTTCGACATCAAGGGCAACAAGGACTCGATGAAGTTCCACCAGCCCGGTGGCCAGTGGTACGACGCCACGGTCGCCGAGGTGTGGTTCCGCACCGCCGAGGCCGCTGAGGCAGCAGGCTTCGTCGAGGCCGGCAAGTAA
- a CDS encoding AMP-binding protein, translating into MLRSAYPDVEIPGLSIYDYLFSGLDEAALDRVAIIDGMSGAETTYRQLVGQIGLFAGALAARGVGVGTKVGLLCPNVPAFATVFHGILRAGATATTINSLYTPEEITSQLRDAEATWLVTVSPLLPGAAAAAAELGIADDHVIVLDGAEGHPSLRDLLGEGHAAPDVTFDPATHLAVLPYSSGTTGRPKGVMLTHRNLIANVAQSRPMLTLTAEDRVLAVLPFFHIYGMTVLLNLALRQRAALVTMPKFDLPEFLRIIGEYRTSWLFIAPPIAVALAKHPIVDQYDLSAVQVIFSGAAPLDATLAEAVAARLGCVVTQGYGMTETSPVTHATPVQRPDVDRAAVGPLLPNTEARIVDPDSAVDVEVPAHGQSAPGELWIRGPQVMVGYLNRPEATAEMLDADGWLRTGDMATVTADGIFRIVDRLKELIKYKGYQVAPAILEAVLLEHPQIADAAVIGANDEDGQEVPKAFVVRQADADLSADEVMAFVASHVAPHEKVRQVEFIDVIPKSSSGKILRKDLRARQGA; encoded by the coding sequence ATGCTTCGCAGCGCCTACCCCGATGTCGAGATCCCCGGGCTCTCCATCTACGACTATCTCTTCAGTGGCCTCGATGAAGCCGCCCTCGATCGTGTCGCCATCATCGACGGGATGTCGGGAGCCGAGACCACCTATCGGCAGCTCGTCGGTCAGATCGGCCTGTTCGCCGGGGCGCTCGCAGCCCGCGGCGTCGGAGTCGGCACGAAGGTCGGCCTGCTGTGCCCGAACGTGCCCGCCTTCGCCACCGTGTTCCATGGCATCCTGCGCGCGGGAGCCACCGCGACCACGATCAACTCGCTGTACACGCCCGAGGAGATCACGAGTCAACTGCGGGATGCCGAGGCCACCTGGCTCGTCACCGTGTCGCCTCTGCTGCCCGGCGCCGCGGCCGCCGCAGCGGAACTCGGCATCGCCGACGACCACGTGATCGTGCTCGACGGCGCCGAGGGCCACCCGAGCCTGCGCGACCTGCTCGGCGAGGGGCACGCCGCGCCGGACGTGACCTTCGACCCGGCGACGCATCTCGCGGTGCTCCCGTACTCGTCAGGGACCACCGGGCGCCCCAAGGGAGTGATGCTCACGCATCGCAACCTCATCGCCAACGTGGCGCAATCCCGCCCGATGCTCACCCTCACCGCAGAGGATCGCGTGCTGGCAGTGCTGCCCTTCTTCCACATCTACGGCATGACCGTGCTGCTGAATCTGGCGCTGCGTCAGCGTGCCGCCCTGGTCACCATGCCGAAGTTCGATCTGCCGGAGTTCCTGCGGATCATCGGCGAGTACCGCACCAGCTGGCTCTTCATCGCGCCTCCCATCGCCGTCGCCCTGGCGAAGCATCCGATCGTCGACCAGTACGATCTCTCCGCCGTGCAGGTGATCTTCTCGGGCGCAGCGCCGCTGGATGCCACCCTCGCCGAGGCGGTCGCCGCGCGGCTGGGGTGCGTCGTGACGCAGGGATACGGCATGACCGAGACGAGTCCGGTCACGCACGCGACGCCGGTGCAGCGTCCCGATGTCGACCGGGCCGCCGTCGGGCCTCTGCTGCCCAACACCGAGGCGCGCATCGTCGACCCGGATTCGGCCGTCGATGTGGAGGTCCCCGCGCACGGGCAGAGCGCCCCCGGAGAACTGTGGATCCGCGGACCGCAGGTCATGGTCGGCTATCTGAACCGGCCCGAGGCGACCGCGGAGATGCTGGACGCCGACGGATGGCTGCGTACCGGCGACATGGCCACCGTCACCGCGGACGGCATCTTCCGGATCGTGGACCGCCTGAAGGAGCTCATCAAGTACAAGGGCTACCAGGTCGCACCGGCCATCCTCGAGGCGGTGCTGCTCGAGCATCCGCAGATCGCGGACGCCGCGGTGATCGGCGCGAACGACGAGGACGGCCAGGAGGTCCCGAAGGCGTTCGTCGTGCGGCAGGCGGATGCCGACCTGTCCGCCGACGAGGTGATGGCGTTCGTCGCATCCCATGTCGCCCCGCACGAGAAGGTGCGTCAGGTGGAGTTCATCGACGTCATCCCGAAGTCCAGCTCCGGCAAGATCCTGCGCAAGGACCTGCGGGCACGCCAGGGCGCGTAG
- a CDS encoding PAS domain-containing protein — translation MMKRASSETQDGRMTLRVQLILLQALIVAAVTLIAGVTAGIIQAHTVRDAYEDRMLAVAQSIASMPAIRSAFHDADPAATIQPLAETIRKASDLTYVVIADADGIRFSHPNPALIGKRVSTDPSIPLSGQIYMGTQTGTLGPSWRVKVPIFADDSQVIGTVSVGILESQGDGEFAGNLFWIIGAMMAAVIIGVFGSAWVTAVIRRRIHRLEPHEITALVRNQETTMHGLSEGVITVDAHGLITLANDAAARLLGTDAMELTGFAADEVLDDELLAVLRDGEDAGRPVIVGSSVLVARSTGARVDGAPVEATLLLRDHTELHDVVRRVEAADAIIAFRQRAGLPKGLSAETLSRVSGALTEHPDASAAEIGEALSVSRVSARRYLEHLASTGRAIRSLDYSTKGRPGTRYRLNEPIGTPGTVSRTVRD, via the coding sequence ATGATGAAGCGCGCGTCCTCGGAGACGCAGGACGGCAGGATGACCCTGCGGGTGCAGCTGATCCTGCTGCAGGCGCTCATCGTCGCCGCGGTCACCCTCATCGCCGGCGTCACCGCCGGGATCATCCAGGCGCACACGGTGCGCGACGCGTATGAGGATCGGATGCTGGCGGTCGCTCAGTCGATCGCGTCGATGCCGGCCATCCGCAGCGCGTTCCATGACGCGGACCCCGCGGCGACCATCCAGCCGCTGGCGGAGACGATCCGCAAGGCGTCGGATCTGACGTACGTCGTGATCGCCGACGCCGATGGCATCCGCTTCTCCCATCCGAATCCCGCGCTCATCGGCAAGCGGGTCTCCACCGACCCGTCCATCCCGCTGTCGGGGCAGATCTACATGGGCACGCAGACGGGCACGCTGGGGCCGTCGTGGCGGGTGAAGGTTCCGATCTTCGCCGACGACTCGCAGGTCATCGGCACGGTCTCGGTCGGCATCCTCGAGTCGCAGGGCGACGGCGAGTTCGCCGGCAACCTGTTCTGGATCATCGGGGCGATGATGGCGGCCGTCATCATCGGAGTGTTCGGCTCGGCCTGGGTGACCGCCGTCATCCGCCGCCGCATCCACCGGCTCGAGCCGCATGAGATCACCGCGCTCGTGCGCAACCAGGAGACCACCATGCACGGCCTCAGCGAGGGCGTGATCACGGTCGACGCGCACGGGCTGATCACGCTGGCCAACGACGCCGCCGCGCGGCTTCTGGGAACGGATGCCATGGAGCTGACCGGCTTCGCGGCCGACGAGGTGCTCGATGATGAGCTGCTGGCCGTGCTGCGCGACGGCGAGGACGCCGGACGGCCCGTGATCGTCGGCAGCAGCGTGCTGGTGGCGCGCAGCACCGGCGCGAGGGTGGACGGAGCACCCGTGGAGGCGACCCTGCTGCTGCGCGATCACACCGAGCTGCACGACGTGGTGCGGCGTGTGGAGGCCGCAGATGCGATCATCGCGTTCCGTCAGCGGGCCGGCCTGCCGAAGGGCCTCAGCGCCGAGACGCTCTCCCGCGTGTCCGGTGCGCTCACCGAGCATCCGGACGCCTCCGCGGCCGAGATCGGAGAGGCGCTGTCCGTCTCACGGGTCAGCGCCCGACGTTACCTGGAGCACCTCGCGAGCACCGGTCGGGCCATCCGCTCGCTGGACTACTCCACGAAGGGGCGCCCGGGCACGAGGTATCGGCTGAACGAGCCGATCGGGACCCCTGGGACTGTGTCCCGGACTGTGCGAGACTGA
- a CDS encoding tripartite tricarboxylate transporter substrate binding protein has product MKKSRTALIAIAAVAALAFTGCSAQAGGDSPKADGDEKAAFSDVSIIVPADPGGGWDQTGRTIAKVLTEQDVVKTAPVTNVGGAGGTIGLAQLANVKDPATLMVNGLVMVGAIETNGSKVRLEDTTPIARLTDEALVVVVPADSKYKDLEDLVEDIVDKGQAVTVTGGSAGGADHILAGLMLEAAGLSSAEIPTKLNYTPNAGGGEAVSLILGGKVAAGISGVAEFQQHIEAGTMRALAVSGAEEVPQLPGVPTITEAGYDVVLTNWRGVIAPGDVSDADRAELERIVTAMHDTPEWKKELETKGWADAFLTGSELDDFVTQNITDVTGTLKNIGLI; this is encoded by the coding sequence ATGAAGAAGTCACGCACAGCACTCATCGCGATCGCGGCCGTCGCCGCACTCGCATTCACCGGATGCTCGGCACAGGCCGGCGGCGACAGCCCGAAGGCAGACGGCGACGAGAAGGCCGCCTTCTCGGACGTCTCGATCATCGTCCCCGCCGACCCCGGCGGCGGCTGGGACCAGACGGGTCGCACGATCGCGAAGGTGCTCACCGAGCAGGATGTCGTCAAGACCGCGCCGGTGACCAACGTCGGCGGCGCCGGCGGCACGATCGGTCTCGCCCAGCTCGCCAACGTCAAGGACCCGGCGACGCTCATGGTCAACGGACTGGTCATGGTGGGCGCCATCGAGACCAACGGCTCCAAGGTGCGTCTGGAGGACACCACGCCGATCGCCCGTCTCACGGACGAGGCGCTCGTGGTCGTCGTGCCGGCGGACTCGAAGTACAAGGATCTCGAAGACCTCGTGGAGGACATCGTCGACAAGGGTCAGGCGGTCACCGTCACCGGCGGGTCCGCCGGCGGCGCCGACCACATCCTCGCCGGCCTGATGCTCGAGGCGGCAGGACTGAGCAGCGCGGAGATCCCCACCAAGCTGAACTACACGCCCAACGCGGGCGGTGGCGAGGCCGTGTCGCTGATCCTCGGCGGCAAGGTCGCGGCGGGCATCTCCGGCGTCGCCGAGTTCCAGCAGCACATCGAGGCGGGCACCATGCGCGCCCTCGCCGTGTCCGGCGCCGAAGAGGTGCCGCAGCTGCCGGGTGTTCCCACGATCACCGAGGCCGGCTACGACGTGGTGCTCACCAACTGGCGCGGCGTGATCGCCCCCGGAGACGTCTCCGACGCCGACCGTGCGGAGCTGGAGCGCATCGTCACCGCCATGCACGACACCCCGGAGTGGAAGAAGGAGCTCGAGACGAAGGGCTGGGCGGATGCCTTCCTCACCGGCTCCGAGCTCGACGACTTCGTGACGCAGAACATCACCGACGTGACCGGCACGCTGAAGAACATCGGACTGATCTGA
- a CDS encoding tripartite tricarboxylate transporter TctB family protein: MTAPLIGANGRVEDTRPAPRVPVGELVFALLMLVLGVLALIGAFSIHVPVGIQVGPTVFPIAVSVLLIATAAAVVVGALRGDRAQPEDGEDIDPNARTDWLTLAKIVGGLIAHLLLIEVIGWAPAAAVLFGIVAWTLGAKRWWLGFVIGLVVALAVQVVFGGLLGLSLPWGPAFGWLGGMF; this comes from the coding sequence ATGACTGCCCCGCTCATCGGGGCGAACGGGCGGGTCGAGGACACTCGGCCCGCCCCACGGGTTCCCGTCGGGGAGCTCGTCTTCGCCCTTCTCATGCTCGTCCTCGGCGTCCTCGCGCTGATCGGCGCGTTCAGCATCCATGTCCCCGTCGGCATCCAGGTCGGACCGACCGTGTTCCCGATCGCCGTCTCGGTGCTGCTGATCGCGACCGCCGCGGCCGTCGTCGTCGGCGCACTGCGCGGCGATCGCGCACAGCCCGAAGACGGCGAGGACATCGACCCGAACGCCCGCACCGACTGGCTCACTCTGGCGAAGATCGTCGGTGGGCTGATCGCTCACCTGCTGCTGATCGAGGTCATCGGCTGGGCACCCGCCGCGGCCGTGCTGTTCGGCATCGTCGCCTGGACGCTCGGCGCGAAGCGCTGGTGGCTCGGATTCGTGATCGGACTCGTGGTGGCACTGGCCGTGCAGGTCGTCTTCGGCGGACTGCTCGGACTGTCGCTGCCCTGGGGTCCGGCGTTCGGCTGGCTGGGAGGGATGTTCTGA
- a CDS encoding tripartite tricarboxylate transporter permease, producing MDSWTLLLEGFATALQPQYLMWAFIGVFIGTAVGVLPGIGPAMTVALLLPLTYTLDATAAIITFAGIYYGGMYGGSTTSILLNTPGESASIVTAIEGNKMAKLGRGAAALATAAIGSFVAGTIATIGLTLLAPILADFAVSLGPADKLALIVVAFITVGALMGRSVSRGVLSLAIGLFIGLIGTDNLSGQQRYTLGLPVLGEGISVVLVAVGLFAVGETLYVAAKLRHGGVDVIPVTKGWRNWMTKDDWKRSWKPWLRGTAIGFPIGTIPAGGADVATFLSYAAERKLSKRKDEFGRGAIEGVAGPEAANNAAAAGVLVPLLTLGLPTTATAAIILFAFQSYGIQPGPQLFTNQPALVWALVASLYLGNLILIVLNLPLVGMWVKLLQIPRPYLYAGILMFAAFGAYAIRFSIADVVILLIIGVLGYFMRRYGIPVAPLVVGMILGPMGEAELRKALQLSQGDPATLVMQPFAAAAYGALILLILGALWLRRRQTRYEQHLTETIAVPITADQEV from the coding sequence ATGGACAGCTGGACTCTGCTCCTGGAGGGCTTCGCCACCGCGCTGCAGCCCCAGTACCTGATGTGGGCGTTCATCGGCGTCTTCATCGGCACGGCCGTCGGCGTGCTGCCAGGCATCGGCCCGGCCATGACCGTCGCGCTGCTGCTGCCGCTGACCTACACACTCGACGCCACCGCGGCGATCATCACCTTCGCCGGCATCTACTACGGCGGCATGTACGGCGGTTCCACCACCAGCATCCTGCTCAACACGCCAGGTGAGTCGGCCTCGATAGTCACGGCGATCGAGGGCAACAAGATGGCCAAGCTCGGTCGGGGTGCGGCAGCGCTCGCCACCGCGGCCATCGGATCGTTCGTCGCCGGCACCATCGCCACGATCGGGCTCACACTGCTGGCGCCGATCCTGGCGGACTTCGCCGTCTCGCTCGGCCCCGCAGACAAGCTCGCACTCATCGTCGTCGCCTTCATCACCGTGGGTGCGCTGATGGGTCGGTCCGTCTCGCGCGGGGTCCTCTCGCTGGCGATCGGTCTGTTCATCGGGCTGATCGGCACGGACAACCTCTCCGGCCAGCAGCGCTACACGCTGGGACTGCCGGTGCTCGGCGAGGGGATCAGCGTGGTGCTCGTCGCCGTCGGCCTCTTCGCCGTCGGCGAGACCCTGTACGTCGCCGCCAAGCTGCGGCACGGGGGAGTGGACGTCATCCCGGTGACCAAGGGCTGGCGCAACTGGATGACGAAGGACGATTGGAAGCGGTCGTGGAAGCCGTGGCTGCGCGGGACGGCGATCGGGTTCCCGATCGGCACGATCCCTGCGGGCGGGGCGGATGTCGCGACCTTCCTGTCCTACGCGGCCGAGCGCAAGCTCTCCAAGCGCAAGGACGAGTTCGGCCGGGGCGCCATCGAGGGCGTGGCAGGACCGGAGGCCGCCAACAACGCGGCCGCAGCCGGTGTGCTCGTGCCGCTGCTGACCCTGGGCCTGCCGACCACGGCGACCGCCGCGATCATCCTCTTCGCGTTCCAGTCCTACGGCATCCAGCCCGGACCCCAGCTGTTCACCAACCAGCCCGCGCTGGTGTGGGCGCTGGTGGCGAGCCTGTACCTCGGCAACCTGATCCTCATCGTGCTGAACCTGCCGCTGGTGGGGATGTGGGTCAAGCTGCTGCAGATCCCGCGGCCGTACCTGTACGCCGGCATCCTCATGTTCGCCGCATTCGGCGCATACGCGATCCGGTTCTCGATCGCCGACGTGGTGATCCTGCTGATCATCGGCGTGCTCGGCTACTTCATGCGTCGCTACGGCATCCCCGTCGCGCCGCTCGTCGTCGGGATGATCCTCGGGCCGATGGGCGAGGCGGAGCTGCGCAAGGCGCTCCAGCTGAGCCAGGGGGATCCCGCCACGCTGGTCATGCAGCCCTTCGCGGCCGCAGCCTACGGAGCACTCATCCTGCTCATCCTCGGGGCCCTGTGGCTGCGCCGGCGGCAGACCCGCTACGAGCAGCACCTGACCGAGACGATCGCGGTGCCGATCACAGCCGATCAGGAGGTCTGA
- a CDS encoding sulfite exporter TauE/SafE family protein, whose amino-acid sequence MHEDHAITREPRAYLGYVVIGLIAGLLSGLFGVGGGTVIVPLLVLLLRFDQRRAAGTSLTAIVPTASVGVVSYALSGSVAWIAALILAAGAVVGAQIGSRLMPKLSQTVLRWGFVVFLVVVMVSLFLVIPSRDAVFELSWLSGVGLVLVGMLTGVIAGLIGVGGGVVVVPVLMLVFGTSDLVAKGTSLLMMIPTAVSGTIGNLRHGNVDLVAAGIIGLSACTMTALGAWLASFIDPATGNILFAVYLVVIAVQMSIKAIRSRGR is encoded by the coding sequence GTGCACGAGGACCACGCCATCACCCGGGAGCCTCGCGCCTACCTCGGCTACGTCGTGATCGGCCTGATCGCCGGGCTGCTCTCCGGACTCTTCGGCGTCGGCGGCGGAACGGTCATCGTGCCGCTGCTCGTGCTGCTGCTGCGCTTCGATCAACGCCGTGCGGCTGGCACGTCGCTCACCGCGATCGTTCCGACCGCCAGCGTCGGGGTCGTCTCGTACGCACTGTCGGGATCCGTCGCATGGATCGCCGCACTGATCCTCGCGGCCGGCGCCGTCGTCGGAGCCCAGATCGGCTCGCGATTGATGCCGAAGCTCTCGCAGACCGTCCTGCGCTGGGGATTCGTCGTGTTCCTGGTCGTCGTCATGGTCAGCCTGTTCCTCGTCATCCCCTCCCGGGACGCCGTGTTCGAACTGTCCTGGCTCAGCGGCGTCGGGCTCGTGCTGGTCGGGATGCTGACCGGCGTGATCGCCGGACTCATCGGCGTCGGGGGAGGAGTCGTCGTGGTCCCCGTCCTGATGCTCGTCTTCGGCACCAGCGACCTGGTCGCCAAGGGCACGTCGCTGCTGATGATGATCCCCACCGCCGTCTCCGGCACGATCGGCAACCTGCGCCACGGCAACGTCGATCTGGTCGCCGCAGGGATCATCGGGCTGTCGGCCTGCACCATGACGGCCCTCGGCGCCTGGCTGGCCTCGTTCATCGATCCCGCCACCGGCAACATCCTCTTCGCGGTGTACCTCGTGGTCATCGCCGTGCAGATGAGCATCAAGGCCATCCGCAGCCGCGGACGCTGA
- a CDS encoding MaoC family dehydratase N-terminal domain-containing protein — MPVNNELVGREFPPTAPYLVGREKVREFARAVFADAPQHTDVAAAQAAGYADVVAPPTFAMVIQDHTLQQLLAEPDSGIVLARTIHAEQRFTYSRPIVAGDELVATLAVTGIRTLGGNAMITSDATITDAAGEHVVTATSVLLVGQDAEEAK, encoded by the coding sequence GTGCCCGTGAACAACGAACTGGTCGGCCGGGAGTTCCCGCCGACGGCCCCCTACCTCGTCGGCCGTGAGAAGGTGCGCGAGTTCGCCCGCGCCGTCTTCGCCGACGCCCCGCAGCACACCGACGTCGCCGCCGCGCAGGCCGCAGGCTACGCCGACGTGGTCGCACCGCCGACGTTCGCGATGGTGATCCAGGACCACACGCTGCAGCAGCTGCTCGCCGAGCCGGACTCCGGCATCGTGCTGGCGCGCACCATCCACGCCGAGCAGCGCTTCACCTACTCGCGGCCCATCGTCGCGGGCGACGAGCTCGTCGCGACGCTTGCCGTCACCGGCATCCGCACGCTCGGCGGCAACGCCATGATCACGAGCGACGCGACGATCACCGACGCGGCAGGCGAGCACGTCGTGACCGCCACCAGCGTGCTGCTGGTGGGCCAGGATGCCGAGGAGGCGAAGTGA
- a CDS encoding MaoC/PaaZ C-terminal domain-containing protein: MADLTAGLTVGDVIAERTVHLTRESLVRYAGASGDFNPIHYRDDVAASVGLPGVLAHGMLTMGIASSVVLAALPADVRLIDYGVRFTKPVVVDPETGADVHVVAKVAVVDDETARIDLTVKYAETTVLVKAQLRVAL, translated from the coding sequence ATGGCTGATCTCACCGCGGGGCTCACCGTGGGCGACGTGATCGCCGAGCGCACCGTGCACCTGACCCGTGAGTCGCTGGTGCGCTACGCCGGGGCGTCAGGCGACTTCAACCCGATCCACTACCGCGACGACGTCGCCGCCTCCGTCGGCCTGCCCGGCGTGCTCGCGCACGGCATGCTCACCATGGGCATCGCCTCATCGGTGGTGCTCGCGGCGCTGCCCGCCGACGTGCGGCTGATCGACTACGGCGTGCGCTTCACCAAGCCCGTCGTCGTCGACCCGGAGACCGGCGCGGACGTGCACGTCGTCGCCAAGGTCGCCGTGGTCGACGACGAGACCGCGCGCATCGACCTGACCGTGAAGTACGCCGAGACGACCGTGCTCGTCAAGGCGCAGCTGCGGGTCGCGCTCTGA